One genomic segment of Mesoterricola silvestris includes these proteins:
- a CDS encoding ATP-binding protein has protein sequence MVTKHTSISLPNDILIGKDILELVTSAMYVDPLTIYREYVQNAADSIDEARALNLYGNEIGQVEIHIDAENRNVRIRDNGTGVPNGEFAKRLTSLGASRKRGTAARGFRGVGRLAGLGYCQSLIFRSRSKGDANVQELVWDCKAFKKLVTDSHFDGGVGELIKAVATVSVLESDGWPEHFYEVELVKPIRIKNDLLLNEDEIGRYLSQVAPVPFNPKFKYGKKIAAFLREHTALDEIQILLGKKKTPLYRPYLNEFSVGDAKTDEFTDPEFRVLPGMNGGVSAVAWMVNHSYLGAIPSASGVKGLKARKGNIQVGDHRIFTSIFPEARFASWIVGEVHLLDDRVVPNGRRDDFEQNAHYTQVIHQLTEIGDHVARLCRSNSIVRNRIKAFDIGVLKIEERLNILEQGVLRKNEADAIVQEIQGEMHEIRKVADAQVLCEEDRSLLAERHQELESRLKKAKKVTSEAGPLAELPKKERETIQRMISLIYECSVNRVAAKTLVDRIMARI, from the coding sequence ATGGTGACCAAACACACGAGCATTTCTCTCCCCAACGACATCTTGATCGGTAAGGACATTCTTGAGCTAGTGACCTCCGCCATGTACGTCGATCCCCTGACCATCTATAGGGAATACGTGCAGAATGCCGCCGATTCGATTGATGAGGCCCGTGCCTTAAACCTTTATGGCAATGAAATAGGGCAGGTGGAGATTCATATCGACGCCGAGAACCGAAATGTCCGAATCCGTGACAACGGCACGGGTGTTCCCAACGGTGAGTTCGCCAAGCGTCTTACTTCCCTCGGTGCCAGCCGGAAGCGAGGGACCGCAGCCAGGGGCTTTCGCGGGGTGGGTCGGCTGGCTGGCCTGGGGTATTGCCAGTCTTTGATCTTCAGGTCCCGGTCGAAGGGGGACGCCAACGTCCAGGAGTTGGTCTGGGACTGCAAAGCCTTCAAGAAACTGGTTACGGACAGCCATTTTGACGGTGGCGTGGGGGAACTCATCAAGGCGGTCGCCACGGTCTCCGTCCTTGAGTCGGACGGATGGCCTGAGCACTTCTACGAAGTCGAGTTGGTGAAGCCCATCAGGATCAAGAACGACCTGCTTCTGAACGAGGATGAAATCGGACGCTACCTATCCCAGGTCGCGCCCGTTCCTTTCAATCCCAAGTTCAAATATGGCAAGAAGATAGCGGCCTTCCTCCGGGAGCATACGGCCCTGGATGAGATCCAGATCCTTCTGGGTAAGAAGAAGACTCCCCTTTACCGACCCTACCTGAATGAATTTTCGGTCGGGGATGCGAAGACCGATGAATTCACTGACCCAGAGTTTCGGGTCCTCCCCGGCATGAATGGCGGCGTTTCTGCCGTCGCCTGGATGGTGAACCACAGCTACCTCGGCGCAATTCCCAGTGCCTCTGGTGTGAAGGGCCTCAAAGCCAGGAAAGGAAACATTCAGGTCGGCGACCACCGGATCTTTACGTCCATCTTCCCGGAAGCCCGGTTTGCGAGTTGGATCGTGGGCGAAGTCCACCTGCTGGATGACAGGGTTGTTCCAAACGGACGCCGGGATGATTTTGAACAGAATGCCCACTATACCCAAGTCATCCATCAATTAACTGAGATCGGGGACCACGTTGCCCGCCTCTGCCGGAGCAATTCCATTGTCCGCAATCGGATCAAAGCTTTTGATATCGGAGTCCTGAAGATCGAGGAGCGGTTGAATATCCTGGAACAAGGAGTGCTTCGCAAGAACGAGGCAGATGCGATCGTCCAAGAAATCCAAGGCGAAATGCATGAGATCAGGAAGGTCGCTGATGCGCAGGTCCTATGTGAAGAGGACCGCAGCCTATTGGCAGAGAGGCATCAGGAGCTGGAGTCCAGGTTGAAAAAGGCCAAGAAGGTGACCTCGGAAGCTGGGCCGCTGGCAGAGCTGCCTAAAAAGGAGCGGGAGACCATTCAGCGGATGATCAGTCTGATTTACGAGTGCTCGGTTAATCGAGTAGCAGCAAAAACGCTGGTTGATCGAATCATGGCGCGGATTTAG
- a CDS encoding ParB N-terminal domain-containing protein: MPLVIQYLEVKDIVLDCRNPRVAPALESLEGDPAQDFIEMALGQYAPDDSEKPNSTTFSSLKASIRAYQGLINPIVVTQREDGKFLVIEGNTRVSIFRQLAKEGALGDWSKIPAMVRTELEEEGEHAIRLQSHLVGPRDWRPYAKAKYLHMLYTEKKISITQILDYCGGSARKREIEEFIYAYVDMQDHYMEVIGDNPPDYTRFSAFVELQKPGIKEAITKAKFTLTDFAKWVHESKIHPLSTVRQIPRILAHPEARKKFLSYNAREAMKVLEQPSANAALKEATIDQLAQAITSKIRTLNYSDIQGLKEANTSLPAQTLLECYEELRDLCKMTGMVTENE, from the coding sequence ATGCCGCTTGTCATCCAGTACTTGGAGGTCAAAGACATCGTCCTGGACTGCCGCAACCCTCGGGTGGCACCTGCACTGGAATCCCTGGAGGGAGACCCTGCGCAGGACTTCATCGAGATGGCGCTTGGCCAGTACGCACCGGATGATTCGGAAAAGCCCAATTCCACGACTTTCTCCAGCCTCAAGGCGTCCATCCGGGCCTACCAGGGACTGATCAACCCAATCGTGGTGACCCAGAGGGAGGACGGTAAGTTCCTGGTCATCGAGGGCAACACTCGGGTTTCCATCTTCCGCCAGCTTGCCAAGGAAGGTGCGCTCGGCGATTGGTCCAAAATCCCCGCGATGGTCCGCACCGAGTTGGAGGAGGAGGGAGAACATGCCATCCGCCTCCAGTCGCACCTAGTCGGCCCCCGCGACTGGCGTCCCTACGCCAAGGCCAAGTACCTCCACATGCTGTACACGGAGAAGAAGATCTCGATTACCCAGATTCTCGATTACTGTGGTGGCAGCGCCAGGAAGCGGGAAATCGAAGAATTCATATACGCCTACGTGGACATGCAGGATCATTACATGGAGGTCATCGGCGACAACCCGCCGGACTACACCCGCTTCAGCGCCTTCGTTGAGCTTCAGAAGCCCGGCATCAAGGAGGCCATCACCAAGGCCAAGTTCACGCTGACGGACTTCGCCAAGTGGGTGCATGAGTCCAAGATTCACCCCTTGAGTACGGTTCGGCAGATTCCCAGGATTCTCGCCCACCCCGAAGCGCGGAAGAAGTTTCTGTCCTACAACGCCAGGGAAGCCATGAAGGTGCTGGAACAGCCCAGCGCCAACGCGGCGCTGAAAGAGGCGACCATCGACCAGTTGGCGCAGGCCATCACAAGCAAGATTCGTACTCTCAACTACTCCGACATCCAGGGACTCAAGGAGGCCAATACCTCCCTTCCCGCCCAGACGCTGCTCGAATGCTACGAAGAGCTTCGTGACCTATGCAAAATGACAGGCATGGTTACGGAAAATGAGTGA
- a CDS encoding DEAD/DEAH box helicase produces the protein MGEFTFRLRSEPSLEARHKAFPFQGEAVEFVTSRDYAAIFHEQGLGKTKIAIDAMLMWLQRKEVDTILIFTKKGLIANWQREFKSHTSINPLVVTENTAKNYYVFTTPCRVILSHFEAAKKELSRFKAWAKSRRVAVIIDESAKIKNPESDLTKAFFELGPYFAKRLIMTGTPVANRPYDVWAQIFFLDQGAALGTDFKAFKKATDFTSELADHPEAFQAFTEALSEVNRKLAPISLRETKDSGRIILPSKEFIRVDCDWEPAQFELYRQVREDLRLLIMRDGQLIEDDQESILKRLLRLIQIASNPSIIDGAYSLLPGKFNYLYDLLTDITRQGEKAIVWTNFNENCEWLNKQLAPFGALPMNGRMNMERRNASINWFLERPENQVLVATPGTAKEGLTLTNANHVIFYDRTYSLDDYLQSQDRIHRVSQTRTCYVYNLIMLNSVDEWVDALLEEKRLAAQITQGDITAAAYAEQASLQFFDILKQILGREDSHS, from the coding sequence ATGGGTGAATTTACGTTCCGTCTTCGCTCGGAACCGAGCCTGGAGGCGCGGCACAAGGCGTTTCCCTTCCAGGGGGAGGCTGTCGAGTTCGTAACCTCTAGGGACTACGCGGCGATTTTCCATGAGCAGGGTCTTGGCAAGACCAAGATCGCCATCGATGCCATGCTCATGTGGCTCCAGCGGAAGGAAGTGGACACCATCCTGATCTTCACCAAGAAAGGGCTGATCGCCAACTGGCAGCGGGAGTTCAAGAGCCACACCAGCATCAACCCGCTGGTCGTCACGGAGAACACGGCCAAGAATTACTACGTGTTCACCACCCCTTGCCGGGTCATCCTGAGCCATTTCGAAGCGGCCAAGAAGGAACTGTCGCGGTTCAAGGCATGGGCCAAGTCGCGCCGGGTGGCCGTCATCATCGATGAGTCCGCCAAGATCAAGAATCCCGAAAGCGACCTGACAAAGGCGTTCTTCGAGTTGGGACCGTACTTCGCCAAGCGGCTCATCATGACAGGGACCCCTGTGGCCAACCGGCCCTACGATGTCTGGGCACAGATCTTCTTCCTGGACCAGGGAGCGGCGCTCGGCACCGACTTCAAGGCGTTCAAGAAGGCCACAGACTTCACCAGTGAACTGGCCGACCACCCGGAGGCCTTCCAGGCCTTCACCGAGGCCCTCAGCGAGGTGAACCGGAAGCTTGCCCCGATTTCCTTGCGGGAAACCAAGGACAGCGGCCGGATCATCCTGCCTTCCAAGGAGTTCATCCGGGTGGACTGCGACTGGGAGCCTGCGCAATTCGAGCTGTATCGTCAGGTCCGGGAGGATTTGCGGCTGCTGATCATGCGGGACGGCCAGCTTATCGAGGACGATCAGGAATCCATCCTCAAGCGGCTCCTGCGCCTGATCCAGATCGCGTCCAATCCCTCCATAATCGACGGCGCCTATTCGTTGCTGCCAGGGAAGTTCAACTATCTCTACGACCTTCTCACGGACATCACCCGCCAGGGTGAGAAGGCCATCGTCTGGACCAATTTCAACGAGAACTGCGAATGGCTGAACAAGCAGCTTGCGCCCTTTGGGGCCTTGCCGATGAACGGCAGGATGAACATGGAGCGGCGGAACGCTTCAATCAACTGGTTCCTGGAAAGGCCGGAGAACCAAGTCCTGGTCGCCACACCAGGGACGGCCAAAGAGGGTTTGACCCTCACGAACGCCAACCACGTCATTTTCTATGACCGCACCTACAGCCTGGATGACTACTTGCAATCCCAGGACCGGATCCACCGGGTGTCCCAGACCCGGACCTGCTACGTATACAACCTGATCATGCTGAATTCGGTAGATGAGTGGGTTGATGCGCTGCTGGAAGAGAAGCGGTTGGCTGCACAGATCACCCAGGGCGACATCACTGCCGCCGCATACGCTGAGCAAGCTTCGCTTCAGTTCTTTGACATTCTCAAGCAGATTCTAGGTAGGGAGGATAGTCACTCATGA
- a CDS encoding ATP-binding protein, translating to MDSETTTWESLTTSEQRAILNEHDFPTLAKTYNKDISFFLGLRTFFANIQPSAGAEAKDHAPPKALVLNARRDLSFFEANYELIDNSIDEWRRGGKIADLKIKINYDITLGVGEFEDNAGGMDDETVYKVFIPGESTNDDLSKPMIGSFGMGAKKAIFRLSDGVRVVSCKSADFSSFSEVPEGWEKDPTWKTLDGRTDAIGVGLTRFYFLRLILPPNLDDISVLRARIGEIYAPILRGNEGGKKVQISVNKSPVVAVPQIVYSGADGVEPRTYIFQNTFKNLVNSGQDVELKFELTVGLLTHQPGEGTNREKDFGIDVYANGRLIQKYLKDEFGFGTTGLGKNTVGSRFVRGELHISGHSLGIPWDTHKREYFKDHEVSIWLRTVIRPFLVQYGQVSGTFATETEHRNTELVKAFTGIPATVPVSPYSPIIPEEHRPAFKFDRRAVKSKKPSAADPSTTATSPTNESEDTSGEGTTSEMEPPADRQITISLAPADFENLCATLGAQDEDSLGVIVYDCLTAGIVFPLNANEFSNCLRIFKVSDSTKLSEAVKNYLVALIVRSTPTSK from the coding sequence TTGGATTCTGAGACTACGACTTGGGAATCGTTAACAACGTCAGAGCAGCGAGCTATCCTCAACGAGCACGATTTTCCCACCCTTGCAAAAACATACAATAAAGACATCAGCTTCTTTCTCGGCCTCCGAACCTTTTTTGCGAATATACAGCCATCAGCGGGAGCTGAAGCTAAGGACCACGCTCCACCGAAAGCCCTTGTCCTAAATGCTCGAAGAGATCTTTCATTTTTTGAAGCCAACTACGAATTGATAGATAATTCCATTGATGAATGGCGACGCGGTGGAAAGATAGCAGATCTCAAGATAAAAATAAACTATGACATCACCCTTGGCGTTGGAGAATTTGAGGATAACGCTGGCGGGATGGACGACGAAACAGTGTACAAAGTCTTTATCCCAGGCGAATCCACCAATGATGACCTTTCAAAGCCCATGATCGGATCCTTTGGCATGGGTGCAAAGAAAGCAATATTTAGGCTTTCGGATGGGGTTCGGGTCGTCTCCTGTAAGTCGGCCGATTTTTCGTCTTTTAGCGAAGTGCCCGAAGGGTGGGAGAAAGACCCTACCTGGAAAACCCTGGATGGGCGCACTGATGCAATTGGTGTTGGGCTAACGCGGTTTTACTTTCTCCGGCTGATACTACCCCCTAACCTTGATGATATTAGCGTATTGAGAGCAAGGATTGGCGAAATATATGCCCCTATTCTCCGAGGCAATGAGGGTGGAAAGAAAGTACAAATTTCAGTCAACAAATCCCCGGTTGTCGCTGTTCCCCAGATTGTATATTCAGGCGCAGATGGAGTTGAACCTCGAACATACATCTTCCAAAATACCTTTAAGAATTTGGTGAACAGTGGGCAGGATGTTGAATTGAAATTTGAGCTCACAGTTGGGCTGCTAACTCATCAACCTGGCGAAGGCACCAATCGAGAAAAGGATTTCGGAATTGATGTTTATGCGAATGGCAGATTGATTCAAAAATATCTCAAGGATGAATTCGGATTTGGAACAACCGGCCTTGGTAAAAATACCGTAGGCAGCCGGTTTGTTAGGGGCGAGTTACACATCTCTGGTCACAGCCTTGGAATTCCATGGGATACGCATAAGCGCGAATATTTCAAAGATCACGAAGTTAGCATTTGGCTTCGGACAGTAATTAGGCCTTTCCTTGTCCAATATGGCCAAGTTTCTGGAACTTTCGCAACAGAGACAGAGCATAGAAATACAGAATTAGTTAAGGCTTTCACAGGAATACCAGCCACTGTGCCAGTGAGTCCCTATTCCCCGATTATTCCCGAGGAACACAGGCCAGCCTTTAAGTTTGATAGGCGAGCCGTGAAATCAAAAAAACCAAGCGCCGCCGATCCAAGCACCACAGCCACATCGCCAACCAACGAAAGCGAGGACACCTCCGGAGAGGGTACCACAAGCGAAATGGAACCACCGGCAGATCGGCAGATTACAATTTCATTAGCACCAGCAGACTTTGAAAATTTATGCGCGACCCTCGGGGCACAGGATGAAGACTCCTTAGGAGTTATTGTTTACGATTGCTTAACGGCCGGCATAGTGTTCCCGTTAAATGCGAATGAATTTTCAAACTGTTTAAGAATTTTTAAAGTTTCAGATTCAACAAAACTATCTGAAGCTGTCAAAAATTATCTCGTGGCACTGATTGTTCGTTCTACCCCAACCTCCAAATAA
- a CDS encoding type II toxin-antitoxin system MqsA family antitoxin — MTHPIEARPLEVRSDSPWSSSKRVYPSGKETNPMRCPACGAADLIHTTHDIPTDYRGVSAIISAVTCEFCPACGEAILDREQGDRYGRMVGQFRHQVDDQHPL, encoded by the coding sequence ATGACCCATCCTATAGAAGCAAGGCCCCTTGAGGTCAGGTCCGACTCCCCGTGGTCTTCCTCCAAACGTGTCTATCCTAGTGGAAAGGAGACCAACCCCATGCGATGCCCAGCTTGCGGGGCAGCGGATCTGATACATACCACCCACGATATTCCCACCGACTACCGTGGTGTAAGTGCCATCATCTCGGCGGTGACGTGCGAGTTCTGCCCCGCATGCGGGGAGGCCATCTTAGATCGAGAGCAAGGTGACCGCTACGGCCGGATGGTTGGGCAATTCCGACACCAGGTGGACGACCAGCATCCTCTCTAG
- a CDS encoding helix-turn-helix domain-containing protein — MATKGAKHIPARLRFARNLRSIRKEMNLSQEGLADLANLHRTYVGDVERGERNISIDNMEALAEALGVPLWELLRM, encoded by the coding sequence GTGGCTACCAAGGGCGCAAAACACATACCAGCACGCCTCAGGTTCGCAAGGAACCTGAGATCGATCCGCAAGGAGATGAATCTTTCCCAAGAAGGCTTGGCCGACCTCGCAAACCTCCATCGGACCTATGTAGGCGACGTTGAAAGGGGCGAACGAAACATATCCATCGACAATATGGAAGCCTTGGCGGAGGCCCTGGGTGTGCCCCTCTGGGAACTGCTGCGCATGTAA
- a CDS encoding secondary thiamine-phosphate synthase enzyme YjbQ gives MKSHRATITLHLPERTGFVNITPDIEEVVEESSIQEGLCLVNAMHITASVFINDDEPGLHEDYIRWLERLAPFNAGTDPAKGGYLHNRSGEENGDAHHKRQIMGREVVLAITHGQLDFGPWEQVFYGEFDGRRDKRVLIKIIGE, from the coding sequence ATGAAATCCCACCGTGCCACCATCACCCTGCATCTTCCCGAGCGAACCGGTTTTGTGAATATCACCCCGGACATTGAGGAGGTTGTTGAGGAGAGTTCCATCCAGGAGGGCCTATGCCTGGTGAACGCCATGCATATAACCGCCAGTGTGTTCATAAATGATGACGAGCCAGGGCTACACGAGGACTACATACGCTGGTTGGAGCGGTTGGCCCCATTCAACGCTGGCACGGACCCGGCCAAGGGGGGCTACCTGCACAACCGGTCAGGTGAGGAAAATGGCGATGCTCATCACAAACGCCAGATTATGGGGCGAGAAGTAGTACTAGCGATCACGCATGGTCAATTGGATTTTGGGCCATGGGAACAAGTATTTTACGGCGAATTTGATGGCAGACGGGATAAGCGCGTTTTAATCAAAATAATTGGCGAATAA
- a CDS encoding AAA family ATPase, producing MTELALTISRVWRGPKGGAVFLGKDPKGDFHKVVASEKVLSRPPRPEESWRVQGETETHPIWGLQIVASLAVPVVPEGEHLRRFLARNRAFQGVGEIRAGKLWEKFRNGLVDLLDAKDTKSLAEVVGAEIAETLAAAWEETRAEARVVEWLDMHGFPVRLAGKVIKLWGPLAPEKVEENPYRMLAVAGWSEVDTAARLMGVPSDADTRRVAAVEATCYRTISEKHTTIGEDELLRGVAQLLGEVRNGAESALKLACEDQAVVQLSMGRWQALGPHVMESYVQDRISSLVAAEFAPSGHLFWQVPTDAEVNALIGEFQAGNDFKLTDEQKQAVWLALTQRFALLLGGAGTGKTTVLKAVQWTVSRCEGTVHFLALAGRAAIRIQEATGHQARTIAGFLGALDRGDLALGGGDLIVIDEASMIDLPLMYTLLREIPEGTRVLLVGDPYQLPPIGMGLVFSVYAEDDRAPKVELTVVHRQAAETGIPKCAQEIRLGRMPELSRFCGVGKGVSFTPCTEADAQGLVIEMLSELGGPGVTQILSAIKRGQAGIQAINRSLHNLRSVGHEAWEGFAVGDPVIFLENDYERRIWNGTLGIVDGAYSNSFSVSWDGHSKPMIMERADLESLDLAYAVSVHKAQGSQFRRVVIPVFPSRLLDRTLIYTALTRAQEQVVLVGNRDALEAAVTAPPAPNRRRTGMGWSHDDACP from the coding sequence ATGACAGAACTTGCCTTGACCATCTCGCGGGTGTGGCGTGGTCCCAAAGGCGGCGCGGTGTTTCTGGGCAAGGACCCAAAGGGCGACTTCCACAAAGTTGTCGCCAGCGAGAAAGTACTTTCGAGGCCGCCGAGGCCCGAAGAATCCTGGCGCGTACAAGGGGAAACTGAAACTCACCCGATATGGGGTCTCCAAATCGTAGCTTCCCTTGCCGTCCCCGTGGTCCCTGAGGGTGAGCATCTTAGGCGATTCCTGGCCCGTAATCGTGCCTTCCAGGGGGTTGGAGAGATCCGGGCAGGCAAGCTGTGGGAGAAATTCCGAAATGGCCTTGTCGACCTCCTGGACGCCAAGGACACGAAATCCCTGGCTGAAGTAGTAGGGGCGGAGATCGCCGAAACGCTGGCCGCAGCCTGGGAGGAGACACGCGCCGAGGCTCGGGTAGTGGAGTGGTTGGACATGCACGGGTTTCCAGTGCGGCTGGCCGGTAAAGTCATCAAGCTCTGGGGGCCGCTGGCTCCAGAGAAGGTAGAAGAGAACCCGTACCGGATGCTGGCTGTTGCCGGCTGGAGTGAGGTAGACACGGCTGCCCGCCTAATGGGAGTTCCGAGTGACGCTGACACTCGTCGGGTCGCCGCTGTTGAGGCCACTTGCTATCGAACCATTAGCGAAAAGCACACGACCATAGGGGAGGACGAGTTGTTGCGCGGTGTGGCTCAACTCCTCGGAGAAGTCCGGAACGGAGCGGAATCGGCCCTAAAACTGGCATGCGAGGACCAGGCGGTGGTCCAGTTGAGCATGGGCCGTTGGCAGGCTCTGGGTCCCCATGTGATGGAGTCCTACGTCCAGGACAGAATTTCATCGTTGGTGGCCGCAGAGTTCGCTCCCTCTGGGCATCTGTTCTGGCAGGTCCCCACCGATGCCGAGGTGAACGCCTTGATCGGGGAGTTCCAGGCTGGGAACGATTTTAAACTCACGGACGAACAAAAACAGGCGGTGTGGCTGGCTTTAACTCAGCGGTTTGCCCTGCTCTTAGGTGGAGCCGGTACTGGTAAGACTACCGTGCTGAAGGCTGTCCAATGGACCGTGTCGCGTTGCGAGGGCACCGTCCACTTCCTCGCGCTGGCTGGCCGTGCGGCCATCCGAATACAGGAGGCCACGGGTCATCAGGCCCGCACTATCGCAGGGTTCCTGGGGGCCTTAGATCGAGGGGATTTGGCCCTCGGAGGGGGAGACCTGATCGTCATCGACGAGGCCAGCATGATCGATCTCCCACTGATGTATACCTTACTGCGTGAGATCCCCGAGGGCACTCGGGTGCTGCTGGTCGGCGATCCTTATCAACTCCCACCCATCGGCATGGGACTGGTTTTCAGTGTGTACGCCGAGGATGACCGAGCCCCCAAAGTCGAACTGACGGTGGTGCATCGGCAGGCTGCAGAGACAGGGATTCCGAAGTGTGCTCAGGAAATACGCCTTGGCCGTATGCCCGAGTTGTCTAGATTTTGTGGCGTCGGCAAGGGCGTGTCTTTCACGCCTTGTACTGAGGCCGACGCCCAAGGCCTAGTGATTGAGATGCTGTCAGAGCTGGGTGGTCCGGGTGTGACTCAGATTCTCTCAGCCATCAAGCGTGGCCAAGCGGGGATTCAGGCCATCAACCGATCACTCCATAACCTTCGATCTGTAGGCCATGAGGCCTGGGAAGGGTTCGCCGTTGGTGACCCCGTAATTTTTCTGGAGAACGACTATGAGCGGCGGATTTGGAACGGCACTCTGGGCATCGTTGATGGCGCATACTCCAACTCGTTCTCGGTAAGTTGGGATGGTCACAGCAAGCCGATGATAATGGAACGGGCTGATCTTGAAAGCCTGGACCTCGCTTACGCGGTCTCCGTACATAAAGCCCAGGGCAGCCAGTTCAGGCGGGTCGTCATCCCCGTCTTCCCCAGCCGACTCCTGGATCGGACCCTGATCTACACGGCCCTGACCAGGGCCCAAGAGCAGGTGGTGCTAGTGGGGAATCGAGACGCCCTGGAAGCCGCAGTGACAGCCCCGCCTGCCCCAAACCGACGGCGCACCGGTATGGGGTGGTCGCATGATGATGCCTGCCCTTGA
- a CDS encoding tyrosine-type recombinase/integrase, translating into MKATSSICKESGYRVETVVSDYGERHPLVVDVTTGLPLFAPSVWLTSHRRVTGVAGGTLANNAVTVAAIYDWANVRGIDLDGRFGNGKFLSHAEMSDLVACLRIVTRSQQRDPHKNVFPFRPGEPMREPRMLDVVTSRVGNYRLDVAADYLHWLATVACNWMANSGRRDESAAAQTVRDDMVKNILGHRERAKGRNAFLLPMAPEPEVIERILNLIGVDHPDNPWADPPDLVQAWTAAENAGDQKEVKRIRDRLLGRLAIRVRNRLIVNLLYCLGIRRGELLGLKARDLKGAKVFVLRRPDDPEDPRKYEPNTKTRDRDLPVNSGLQAMWLDYVSLVRGKFPMARKHPLLIVNHRDGLPLSFSGLAKIFKDLRAVAGVPKNLSPHKLRHAWNDEFSRLADEHGLDEAREVQHRAELMGWNPNSPRSTAAIYLRRHTKRKAQKFLLEMQEDMMHPRGDDHE; encoded by the coding sequence ATGAAAGCGACCTCCTCAATCTGTAAAGAATCGGGCTACCGAGTCGAGACCGTGGTATCGGATTATGGGGAGCGCCACCCCCTGGTGGTGGACGTTACGACCGGCCTCCCGCTGTTCGCCCCGTCGGTGTGGCTGACTTCCCATCGCCGAGTAACAGGGGTTGCGGGCGGGACCCTCGCCAATAATGCCGTGACTGTCGCAGCCATCTACGACTGGGCGAATGTCCGGGGCATCGATCTGGATGGTCGCTTTGGCAATGGGAAATTCCTCTCTCATGCAGAGATGTCAGACTTGGTCGCGTGTTTGCGAATCGTGACTCGTTCGCAACAGAGGGACCCACACAAAAACGTGTTTCCCTTTCGGCCCGGGGAACCCATGCGTGAGCCACGGATGCTGGATGTAGTCACCTCGCGGGTGGGCAACTACCGTCTCGACGTTGCAGCGGACTACCTCCATTGGTTGGCTACCGTCGCCTGCAACTGGATGGCCAACTCAGGCCGCCGGGACGAAAGTGCGGCTGCCCAGACCGTTCGGGACGATATGGTGAAGAACATCCTCGGACACCGGGAACGAGCCAAAGGCCGCAACGCCTTCTTACTCCCCATGGCCCCAGAGCCTGAAGTCATCGAGCGAATACTAAACTTGATCGGAGTAGACCACCCCGACAACCCATGGGCGGACCCGCCGGATTTGGTTCAGGCTTGGACGGCTGCAGAGAATGCTGGGGACCAAAAGGAAGTCAAGAGGATCCGGGACAGGCTCCTTGGGAGGCTCGCTATTCGTGTGCGGAATCGCTTGATCGTCAATCTTCTATATTGCCTGGGGATTCGCCGTGGTGAACTCCTGGGACTCAAGGCACGGGATCTGAAAGGCGCAAAAGTGTTCGTGCTGCGGCGTCCTGATGACCCGGAGGATCCGCGAAAATATGAGCCGAACACCAAGACGCGAGACCGGGATCTACCGGTGAATTCTGGCCTCCAGGCGATGTGGTTGGACTATGTATCGTTGGTTCGGGGCAAGTTTCCGATGGCTCGGAAGCATCCACTACTGATCGTCAATCACCGGGACGGCCTGCCACTGTCCTTTTCCGGACTGGCAAAAATTTTCAAGGATCTGCGGGCAGTGGCAGGTGTGCCGAAGAACCTCTCGCCGCACAAGCTGCGGCACGCTTGGAACGATGAGTTCTCCAGATTGGCAGACGAGCATGGATTGGACGAGGCTCGTGAAGTCCAGCACAGGGCTGAGTTGATGGGATGGAACCCCAATTCACCGCGATCTACGGCTGCGATCTACCTTCGCCGCCACACAAAAAGGAAGGCCCAAAAGTTCCTTCTCGAAATGCAGGAGGACATGATGCACCCGCGAGGCGACGACCATGAGTAA
- a CDS encoding secondary thiamine-phosphate synthase enzyme YjbQ: protein MKSHRVTLTLHEPERVGFVNITPDVEEALDASGVQEGFCLVNAMHITASVFINDDEPGLHEDYKRWLEKLAPFNEGADPARGGYLHNRSGEDNGDAHQKRQIMGREVVVAITKGRLDFGPWEQIFLHSPDLVCH, encoded by the coding sequence ATGAAATCCCACCGCGTGACCCTGACCCTCCACGAGCCCGAGCGGGTGGGCTTCGTGAACATCACCCCCGACGTGGAGGAGGCCCTGGACGCCAGCGGCGTCCAGGAGGGCTTCTGCCTCGTCAACGCCATGCACATCACCGCCAGCGTCTTCATCAACGACGACGAGCCCGGCCTCCACGAGGACTACAAGCGCTGGCTGGAAAAGCTCGCCCCCTTCAACGAAGGCGCCGACCCCGCCCGGGGCGGCTACCTGCACAACCGCTCCGGCGAGGACAACGGCGACGCCCACCAGAAGCGCCAGATCATGGGCCGGGAGGTGGTTGTCGCCATCACCAAGGGCCGCCTGGATTTCGGCCCCTGGGAGCAGATCTTCCTTCATTCACCAGATCTAGTTTGTCATTGA